GCCAGGTGGCCTGGAAATCCAGGTGTTGGATAACTACAACAACCCCACCTATGCCGACGGCACGGCCGGCGCTTACTATGGCGTGATGCCGCCCTTGGTGACGGCGGTGCGTCCGCCTGGGCAGTGGCAGGTGTATGACATCGTTTTTCGGCGCCCGGTGTACAAGGATGGCAAGGTGGTGGACCCGGGTTACGTGACGGTCTTTCTCAATGGCGTGCTGGTGCAGGACCATACACCGCTGGAAGGGGCCGGCGGGCACATGGGGCGTTCGCGACCACGGCCATTTCCAGAGAAAGGGCCGCTGCGCTTGCAGGACCATGGCAATCCCACCCGTTTCCGCAACATCTGGTATCGTCCGCTGCCGCCGCGTCCGTCCCAAGGCGGGACCGATGGTTTCTTAAGCCCGGAAGCCACGCTGGCCAAGCGCAAGGAGATTGCAGCAACCCTTCGTGAAGACGCGGCCAAAATGGCCAATCCTGCCAATCCAGTACCGGAAATGATGCGATGGATGGAATCGCTGGTCTATGAGGCGGAGCCTTCAGCTCTCAAGAAGGTGGAACAAATGGCCTCGGCTTACGTAGCCAGTCTCAAGGCCTTGCCGCCGGAAAAGCTGCAAGGCAAACGCGATGAAGCGCGCAGCCTGCGAGATGCCTTCCGCTACCTGGTGCGTGCCAAGGCCATCACGAATGAATTTGGCCCCAAGGTTGAGTTGGAGAACCTGATTCGTGACCAGGGCTGGGACAAGCAGAAGAAATAGAAAATTGTTGGCCAAGACGTTTTGGCTTATCACCCCACTGTGTTCTCAATGCAGTGGGGTTTTATTTTGCGTTGGAGTTATCGTCATGAATTGGGGGCCGGCAACACCTCGCCTGCCTGGCTTGCTGGCAGCTCAATTGGGATGGGGGGTGAAGGAGTAACTTTGAGCCGGAAGCAGGGTTTTACCTCTGGCTGTCCAAGGCCAGAATGGCGCCCAGTATTTTGGAACGCACTGCACTTTGAGTGCGGGGCGAGGTGAGCTTGCCCTCATAACGGTGGGTGACATAGAAGCTGTCCATGGCCGCCCCTTTTTCGGTGGTGATGCGCGCCCAGGAAACATCCAGTCCGGCATCGGCCAGCGCCTGAGAAATGGCATAGAGCAGTCCCAGCCGGTCTTCGGTGGTAATGTCAATGACGGTCTCCGTTTTTGCGCTCTCGTTGTCGATATGGATACGGGTGGGCAATCGTTCGCCGCCCACCGCGAAGTACAGGCTGGCGCCCAGTTGCTGGCGGCGAATGGCGGCATACAAATCCACATCACCGCGCTCGAGCACGCGATTCAGCAAGTGGGTGCACTGCTCGCGTTGTTCCTTGGTCACCGGGCCGCCCGCCCGCGCGTCGGTGACGTAAAACGTATCCAGGGCAATGCCATCGGCACGGCTGTAAATTTGGGCGCTGAGGATGTTCAGGCCGCTGGCGCTGCAGGCGCCGGCAATGCGGCTGAACAGCCGGGGCCGGTCCCAAGTGCATAATTTCAACTCGGTGCAGCCCCGGTCGGGCAGGGGAGTCCAATGCAAGATGGGACGCAAGGAGGCCAGGCCGCTGTCCAAATCTTCATCCACCGCCCGCCGCATGAATTGGTGGGCCAGCTCCAAATCCAGCAGGATTTCCTGGGGCGAACACTGTTGGAAATATCGCACGGGCAGGTGCTTGAAATGCGCGTATAACTCCTCCTCCGCAATGTGCCGGGGCAAATGGCGAGCCAGCTCGAGGGCCAGCAATTGGCGTTGCTTTTCCGCCTCTTCGGCCGGCGGACGGATGCCGCGCAGATAATCGGTGGTTTTTTGGTAGAGCTGCCAGAGGAGGGAATCTTTGAAGCCGTTCCACAACTTTTCGCTGGTGCCCAATAAATCGGCCACGGTGAGCAAGGTCAGCAGGCGGAGTTGTTCCTCTGTTTCCACCACGCTGGCAAAATGAGCGATGACCTGCGCGTCATTCAGGTCGCGACGCTGAGAGATACGGGCCATGTCCAGATGGTGCTTAATCAGGTGGCAAAGCTGCTGTGTGGCCGCATCGTCAAGGGCCATGCGCTGGGCGAAATTTTGCGCCAGGCGTGCACCGTCTTCCGCATGGTGGGTGGAATTGCCGGCCTTGCCGGCGTCGTGCAGCAACAATGCCAGGTTCAGCACGTGCGGTTTTTCCACCGTGCGCAACAGGTCGCGGTAACGCTGAAAAGGCTCTTCCTTGGCCTCCCAAATCTGGTCCAGCTTTTCCAGACATACCAGGGTGTGCTCGTCGGCCGCATATTGGTGGTAAAACTCGTGCTGAACCAGGTTGGTGAGCCGGCCGAATTCGGGCACGTATTTGCCCAGCAAGCCCACCTCGTGCATTTGGCGCAGGGTGGCGCCCACACTGCCGCGGTGGTTGAGGATTTCCAAAAAGGTCTCACGCACTCGTGGGCTGTGCAGAAAATCCCGATTAACGAGGTGAAGTTTGTTGCGCAGCAACTGCACTAAGGCGGGCTCCAAGGTCAGCCCGCGCTGCTGGGCCAGCAGGAAGACGCGCATCAGGCGAGGCGGCGCGTCATCGAAAACACGGGGCGAGGCGGCGCCAATCTGGTTTCCCTGGATGCGCAGCCCATCCACGATGACCGGCGTGGCGCGTTTTCGCCAGAAGCGCGGGAGATTGGGCAAAAGCCGGCCCGCTTGGGGGTCGAGTGCCAGCCGTTGCTCCACGATGCGCGTTATGAGGTAAATGTTGCGGGTGTGATTGTAGTATTCGCGCATGAAATTTTCGATGCGCACCCAGGCCGAGCGTTCCTTGAATCCCAGTTGCCACGCCACCGCGGGCTGAAAATGTTTGGTCAGGATGTCCTGCGGTCGCGGGCATTGGTAATGTAATTCTGTCCGTACGCGCAACAGGTAATCGTAGGCCGCCTCCAGGTCCCGCGCTTCGGCCGGGTACACCATTTTGGCTTTGACCAGTTCGTCCAATTGTCCCACGCCATATTTGAAGTAGGTCATCCAGAGCAGATTCTGGTAATCCCGCAGGCCGCCGCAGCCGTTTTTGATATGGGGTTCCTGCATGACGGGGGAATTGCCAAAACGCTGCCGCCGGGCTTCCTGGTCGGCCAGCCGCGCGGCAATGTATTCCGTTTCCCGCCCTTTCACGCAATGCTTGAACAGTAGCTTCTTCAGCCGTTCAAAGAGTTTTTCATCTCCACAGAGAAAACGCGCCTCGATCAAGGCGGTTTTGGACTGCATTTCCTTGTTGGCCTCTGCCACGCATTCCTCCGCCGTGCGCGTGGCATGCCCGACTTTCAATCCCAGGTCACTCAGAATACCCTCCCCAATCAAGGCCAGCGCGGGATGGGAGGCGCCGCGGTGGGCGGGGCGTTCTTGCAGAAACAACAAATCCACATCGCTCCAGGGGTTGAGTTCTCCCCGTCCATACCCCCCTACGGCTACCAGGGCGATGGGTTGCCATTCGCCGGGTTTGGCCAGTCCCTGCAGGGCGGCAAAGAGGTTTTTTAATACCAAATCCAGCATGGCCGCACGGCCACGGCAAACTTCGCGACCACCTCCACCGTTGCGATGCAGGATTTTGAGACGATGCGATTGGATTTTGAGAAAATGCCGGTATCGCGCCAGTTCCTGCGCGGGATGTCGTCCCGGCGGAAGCGCCAACCGCGCCGCATCCGCCGTCATTTTTTCGAGCCAGCCAGCCATCGGCTCTAAGGTAGGCTGGGGATGCCCGCCAACGCAAGCTTAGCCACCACCTGATGCTCGCCGAAAGAGGCTTTTAAGATAGATGCATGACCTAACCCCTTTTGGTTTCCAGGCCGGCCTGTTATTCCTTGTCCAAGCCGTGTCGCTCGTGATTCTCCGGCCAGCAAATGGACGCCACAGCAAACTGAACGTAAAAGGGCAAAACTTGAGTCTCAGCCTTGGCATCGGTTAATCTGAGCGGACATGTCCGCCAATATTGACCCGGATTCAGAATTGATGCTGCGTGTCCGCCAGGGCGACCGGCAGGCTTTTGCAGCATTGGTGGACAGACACAAGCAAGCGTTGGTGAATTATATTGCGCGGACAATTCAGGACCCCACCGAGGCGGAGGACCTGGCTCAGCACGTCTTTGTGCAAGTGTTCAAGGCGGCCCATCGTTATCGTCCACAAGCCCGGTTTGCCCCCTGGCTCTACAGCATTGCCCGCAATGCCTGCCTGAATGAATTGCGACGACGCTCGCGGCATCCCACGACTTCCTTGGAGGATTTGCATGCGGGAGAGGAGGAATCGGCGCCGCGACCTTTGCCGGACCCGCAGACCCCGCCGCCTTCGCATCAGATTTTGCGCGCTGAACTGGAGGCCAAGGTGGCGGAGGCGTTGAGGGATTTGCCGGAAAACCAGCGCACAGCCATCCTGCTGTACCAACAACAGCAAATGTCTTACGAGGAAATTGCGGAAGTCATGGGATGCTCCCTGGTGGCGGTGAAGTCGCTGATTTTCCGGGGGCGTGAGACGCTAAAATTACGCCTTAAGGCCTATCTGGCTTCTGGCGCATGGGAGACCAGGGATTCATAAATCATGAGCAAGAGGCGCTCGATGCCAACACAACTTTTTGCCGGGGGCGGTGTAGTAACTTTTGGGAAACGGAACCATGAACGACACTGATCAAAACCGCTGGCAAGAGGCGGCGCGCCGGGGCCAACTGACTCCGGAGCAACTGGCGGCGCTTGCCCGGCAGCATGGTTGGACTGCGGCGCAACATGAAGAGTTGCGCCAGGAATTGTACCTAAGTCGAGTGCTGTCTGAGATGCCCCCTGTGCCCGTTTCCACCAACTTTACTCATCGGGTTTTGGAGGCCCTCGATGGAGAGCCGGTTCGACGCCAAGTTACCTGGCGCGAATGGCTGGCCCGCCATTGGCCCCGGCTGGCCGTGCCGGCGGCGGCTGCAGCCGCCGTGGCCCTCTACGTGGGCTTGCATCAGCACCAGGATGCCGCCCGCCGCGCTGAGTTGGCGGCCTCAGTCCAAACCGTGGCCACGCTGGCAACCGCCCCGGCGACCGCTCCTGAGGGGCTGGATATGGAGGTATGGGAAAACTTTGATGTGATTTTGCGCATGGGGGCGGTGGCTGCGGACAACGACCTTTTGCGGATGCTGGGTTCTCCTCCGTCCCGTTAAACCATGAAACGCATTGTTTGGCTTGCCGTGGGAATGGCCGGGGTGTTGTGGGCGGCTACACCGCCTGCGCCAACCGTGGACGGCCGTCCGCCGCTGCCTCCATTGGGGGCGCCCCCCATGCAAGCTTTCCGTGAGTTGTTAAACACCAATGCGGCAGGGCGCCAAGCATTTTTAAGCAAAAAATCGCCTGAACAACGGCAGTTGTTTGAGCAAAAACTGGCCGAATATGAAGGATTGTCGCCCGCCCAGCGCGAATTGCGCCTGACGCTCACAGACCTGCGGCATTATCTGATGCTGTTTCTGAATTTGCCCGAGTCTTGGCGGGAAACCTATTTGGCGCAGTTGCCTGAGAGGTACCGTCCCTTGGTGGTCGAGCGACTTAAGATTTGGGACCGCCTGGACGAGGCCACACGTAAAGAACTGCTGCAAAACGAGGATTTGTTGGCTTATCTGGTGCGACTGGAAAATGCGCCGCCCGTACCGCAGGGGCTGTTTCTTTACAGCTTGCCAGGTGAACGCCGGCTGGCCATCGAGGCGGCGTTAAAAACTTGGAATCAGACACCACCTCACCGCCAGCAAGCCATGTTGCAACGATTCAAGCATTTCTTTCATCTCTCGGAGTCCGAGCAAAGGCAGGTGCTGGAAGCGCTGCCCCCGCAAGAGCGGCAAACCCCGGAGCGATTCCTGGCCGCCTTATTCCGCTTGCCAGCCAGCCAGCGCGAAAAGTATGCGGAAGCCGTGAATCGTTTCTTGAGTCTTTCACCGGCAGAACAGGAGCAATTTCTGCGCAATGCCATGACATGGAAATCACTGACACCCGAACAACGCGAAATCGTACGCGACATGGTGAATAAGATTCCGCCTTTGCCGCCCTTGCCGCCCGGCCTCCTTCAAAGCACAGGGCCCTCTTTGGGAGGGTTTCCTGCGACAAGCGGAAAACGTTAACGATAAATTAATTTGTTGGCCATCTTTAACAGCCTGTAGGCAAATCTCGGTTAGGGAGGTTGGCACGGTGTATGCGCCATTTCTGGGCATTTGTTGCAAAATTGCCGTATTATCGCCCGGAAAATGGCACAAAAAAAATTGAAAAAACCTTTGACTTAGAGGGACTTGTATGCTAAATATCCCACTAAATTGTGGCAGCACATACTCTTATGAACAAGTGGCCCAAACTCATCTTGGTGGGAGTCGGAGGACTGGTGTTGTCTTTAGTAGTGGTAAGCCTTCTCCCTGCAAATAGTGATTCCACATCTTCGGGCACGCCGTTGGCAGTCATCAGCAAGACGCCGGCAACGGAGATACCTGCGGCAGCGGCGAACCTTGTCCGCCAGGCCTCTGGTGAGGCTCGCAGCGTGGTGGCCCGGCAGGTGCTCGAAGCGGTCCACGCCTTGGAAAAGCCTTGTGCTTTGCCGTATGTCGTAGCCGCCATGACCAAGGTCGAGCCAGCGATTGCGCCCCAGGCGGTGGTCACTGCTGCAGAGTTGCAGCCACAGGAATCATTGGCGGTGGTGAAAGCGGCGGTGGCCGCAGCCCCGCAATTCACCGGCGACATACTTTTTGAATTTTCCCAAAAAATGCCGGAGATTTCATTTGCCGCCGCTCAGGTGGCCGCTCAGGTGGCGGCTGACCAGTCGGTGGCCGCTGTCCGAGCGGTAGGGCGCGCGCTGCCGGGTTTCGCGCCCTTTGTGGAGAAAGCCTTGCAACACCAAGCCAATGCGGGCCGGGTGGATGTCACGTCCACCTTGAAGCAAGCTCAGGAAATGGCCAGCGTGGCCGCGCGTGAACAACAACGGAAGGAAGCCGGCGCGGCCGCCCTGGCTTCAATTCCTCAATCCACTGCCGTTCCATCGGCCTCGGCGAGCAAACCAAAAGCTTCTGATTTCAATAATTTAAGTTCTTCGGAATTGGTGCGTGCTCAACCGGCATCTGCCCAGCCTGCGACGCCCGCCGTCGCTTCCTATACCGCCTCTGCCACGTTCAAAGCGCCGGCCAAGGCGGTCTCTCCGGCCAGTTTGAAAGTGCCCAGTCCGGAGCAGGTGAAGTCGCAGGTGGACGAGTTGGTCAGGCCCAATAATTACAACCGGCCTTGAGCAAATCATGGTGGGCACCAGCCATCCCTTGCGGCAGCAATCGCGCGGCGGTGTCATTTTTTAGCAGGATTTCTTCCGGTGGCCACCCGTTCAGGGAATTGCCACGGTGGGCTGAGAGAGATTAAGTGAGAGGGGCGCCTTGGTGGAGAAAAGCTGACGCGGTATTCCGCGCGTGAATGGCGCCCCGAGGGTGTGCGGGAATAACAAGCACACCATGCAACGCCAAACACGAATAATGGTCATGAAAACGGCAGGTCTGCTGGGCGCTAACGGTTTTTCAACCGTGAATTCGGTTTTCCCCTTCTTCAGGCTTATGAAGCGTAACCTTTTATCACTGAGTGCCATCATTGCACTGGCATTGAGCATGGCATTTCCGGCTTGGGCAGTGGTGCCCACGCCCGGGGAAACCACCGTGGACAACACCACTTTGGTGATTGCAGGCAACAGCCACGCCAGCCAGGACGTCACGGTTATCAATAACGGCCTGCTGAAAGGAAACGGCACGGTGGGCAATCTAAGTGTGAGCGCCACAGGCCGGGTTAATCCTGGCACCAGTCCCGGCACCATTAATGTTGTGGGAGATGCCACTTGGGGCCCGGCGGGCATTTACGAATGGGAAATTAACGACGCCACCGGTACGGTGGGAACTGACCCGGGTTGGGATTTGTTGCAGGTGGGAAATAACCTCAATATCACCGCCACACCTGCCAATCGTTTTACGGTCAAAATCATTACTTTGAATGGCGGCGTGGCTGGGCCGATGGCCAATTTCAATAAACTGCAGCCTTACGTCTGGAAAATTGCCTCAGCGGCGAATGTGAGCGGCTTTGCCCTGAATCGTTTCATTCTTGATACCTCTGGCGTGGTCAACGATTTTTCGGGCGGCGAGTTTGCTTTGGTGCAGTCGGGTCATGACATCCTGGTCTGCTATTTTCCTCAGCCAGTGATTACGGTTGGCCCTGGTGGGGATTACGCCACTATCCAGGCGGCGGTGAACGACGCCTCGCCGAACTCGGTCATTTTGGTTTACGCAGACACGTACCTCGAGAATGTGGCCATTAACAAGCCGCTCTCGTTGTTGGGGCCTAACTTCGGAAAGGCTGGCAACGATCCATCGCGTGGGCCGGAAGCGGTGATAAGGACCGTCCTCAATGATCCCGAGGATGCGGTGCTCTTCGCCATCCTCGCCTCCAACGTGGTAGTGTCCGGATTTTATTTTGACGGGGACAATCCGATGTTGACCGGCGGCTACACCGTGGGTACGGCGGACGTAAACGCTGCGGTGGGCATTCAAAACAGCACGAGCATTTTGAATCCTTTCACCCAGGTGGAACACATCACCATTGAAAACAACGTGTTTAAGAATTTTAGCTATGGCGGCATTTACCTTGAAGTGAACTACCTCTCCAATCGTTCGTGGAATTACATTCGCAACAACTATTTTGAGCAGCAATGGGAGGGTCTGCAACTTTACGCTTTGCATGCAGTAATTGACAGCAACGTAATGACCAACGTAGGCCGTGGTTTGAGCGTGCATGCCGTGGCCGCTGCGGCTTCTTCGGGCTTCAATCCGGCCATCAACAACAACATCATCACGCTCGGCGGAACCGATGTCTGGAACCCTGCGGCCACTCGTAATGCAGGCATTTGGATTAATTTCTTCCGCGGCAGTGCGCCGGTTTACGGGTTGACCAACAACCTCATTTCCGCGCCAGTTGCAGTGGCCAATCCTCTTTTTGGCTTCCTGGTTCAAACGGTGTTCGAGGGACGCACGGTCACCCTTGCCAACAACCAGGTGGATGGCCTTGGGAATATTGCCGTGGGAATGCACTTCCTCAACTGCGCCACCGATACCACCATTACCGTCAAGGACGGCGAGTTGAAAAACTTGCAAACCGCCGGCATTCGGGGAGTCACTTTTGACCCGGGCTCCCTTACCACCACTACCACCAACCCTGTGCAAGTGACGGTTTCCGGAACGCTAATTCGGAATGTTTCTACGGGAACCGGGGTTTTATTCAGCAATCCGACGTTGGATACCTCAAAAACGGCGTCTGTCACCCTGCAAAACAACGTGGTGATTACCAACGCAGCGGTGGGCATGGCGTTGCATGGTCAGGGAGCGACGCTCAGCCTGCCTGGCGCACTTCCCGCCCGTTTGGACAATACCGCCATTTATATTGAACTGCAAAGCAATGGCAGCACTGTGCCTGTGGGCACCATCGATGCGACGCAGGTGACTTTTGACGGGGTGTTGGGGAGTGGGGTGAGTGAGGCGCAGGGTTTTGCGGTGGAGGACAAGGTGGTGCACAAGTTGGACGACAGTGCGCGGGGTTTGGTGGTGTGGCGGACGGGGCATTATTATGTGACGCCGGCCAGTGGGAGCATTGTGCGGGCGGTGGGTCCGGCGGTGGGAGGGGATGTGGTGCATGTGGCTGGGGGGACGTATGGGGAGGCGGTGTACCTGAATGAGGCGTTGGCGTTGGTGGGGCCTGGGGTGGTGAGTGGGGCGACGGTGACGTATGATGGGGTGTCGGTGGTGTTGAGCAATAATTTCTTTGGGGGGAGCACGTTGGTGGTGACCAATGGGGCGGTGGTGAGCGGGGTGGGGACGGTGGGGGGCTTGGCGGTGCGGCGTGGGGGCGAGGTACGGCCCGGGGTGAGTCCTGGGGTAATAGTGGTGGCTGGGGATGCGGAGTGGGGAGCCGATGGGGTGTTTGAGTGGGAGATTGCCGATGCGACGGGGGTGGAGGGGGTGGATTGGGATTTATTGCAGGTGGGGAACAATTTGAGTGTGACGGCGACGGTGGCTGATCCGCTGGTGTTGAAGGTGGTGGGGACGCCGGTGAACTTCAATCCGGCTGTGGCGTACACGTGGCGGGTGGCGCAGGTGGGTGGGGGTTTGGTGGGGTTTGGTGGGGGGAAGGTGGCGTTGGATATGAGTGGTTTTGGGCATGCGTACAGTGGGACCTTTGTGGTGGTGTCGGTGGGGAACGATGTGGTGGTGAAGTATTTGCCGACGACGGGGGTGATTACGGTGGATGCGGGGGGTGGTGGGGATTATTTGACGATTCAGGCGGCGGTGGATGCGGCGTCGGCGGGGAACACGATTATTGTGTATCCTGGGGTGTATGTGGAGAACGTGACGAACATCAACAAGGCGAATTTGAAGTTGTTGGGGCCGAATGACGGGGTGGCGGGTTATGGGGTGCGTGGGCCGGAGGCGGAGGTGCGTTCGGCGGTGAACGATCCGGTGATGAGCGGGTTGTTTGAGGTGATGGCGAGCGGGGTGGAGGTGCGTGGGTTCAAGTTTGAGGGGGACAATCCGTTGTTGAGTGGTGGGGAGTTGGTGGGGAGTGCGGATGCGAACGTGGCGGCTGGGGTGTACAACAGTGTGAATGTGGATCATGTGGTGGTGCGGGACAATGTGTTTCGGAATTTGGCGATGGCGGGGGTGTATTGGTACATTGATGACGGGTCGAATCGTTCGTGGAACTATGTGGATCGGAACAAGTTTGAGCAGATGCGGGAGGGGGTGCAGGTGTATGGGATGCATGTGGGGGTGCGGAGCAATGTGATGGAGAATGTGGGGATGGGGGTGAGCGTGCATGGGGTGGCGGTGGGGTCGGATATGGGCTTTGTGTCGGAGGTGTCGAGCAATGTGGTGGCGTTGGGGGCGGAGGATGTGTGGTATGTGGGGAACACGCGGACGGTGGGTTTATGGGTGAACTATCGGCGTGGGGGGGCGCCGGAGCTGGTGGTGAGCAACAATGTGGTGCGGATGCCGGTGGGGGCGGTGGGGTGTTGCAGGGGTTGCAGGTGCAGACGGTGCTGGAGGGGCGGGTGGTGACGATGGTGAGCAACGTGGTGGAGGGGATGGGCCATGGGGATGTGGGTTTGTATGGGTTGAATGTGGCGTGGGGGACGGCGGTGGTGGTGCGAGGGGTGAGGTGAGTGGGGTGAGTGGGGCTGGGGTGCGGTTGGCGACGCATGATGGGGTGTGGGGGGATGGGGATGTGCGGGTGGTGGTGGAGGGTTTGGCGGTGCGGGATGTGGTGGGGGGTCGTGGGGTGGAGGTGTTGTCGTCGAATGTGGATCCGACGAAGTCGGCGGAGGTGGTGTTGCAGGGGGGAGTGGTGGTGAGCAATGCGGCGGTGGGGGTTTATGTGAGCGGGGTCGGCGCCCGCGTGAACTTTACAGGGGCAAGCCCATTGGCCTTGCAGAACACTGGAAGCTACATCGAGTTGCAAAGCAATGGATTTACGGTGCCGACTAACACCATCGATGCGACGCAGGTGCTATTTGACGGGGTATTGGGGAGTGGGGTGAGTGAGGCGCAGGGTTTTGTGGTGGAGGACAAGGTGGTGCACAAGTTGGACGACAGTGCGCGGGGTTTGGTGGTGTGGCGGACGGGGCATTATTATGTGACGCCGGCCAGTGGGAGCATTGTGCGGGCGGTGGGTCCGGCGGTGGGAGGGGATGTGGTGCATGTGGCTGGGGGGACGTATGGGGAGGCGGTGTACCTGAATGAGGCGTTGGCGTTGGTGGGGCCTGGGGTGGTGAGTGGGGCGACGGTGACGTATGATGGGGTGTCGGTGGTGTTGAGCAATAATTTCTTTGGGGGGAGCACGTTGGTGGTGACCAATGGGGCGGTGGTGAGCGGGGTGGGGACGGTGGGGGGCTTGGCGGTGCGGCGTGGGGGCGAGGTGCGGCCCGGGGTGAGTCCTGGGGTGATAGTGGTGGCTGGGGATGCGGAGTGGGGAGCTGATGGGGTGTATGAGTGGGAGATTGCCGATGCGACGGGGGTGGAGGGGGTGGATTGGGATTTGTTGCAGGTGGGGAACAATTTGAGTGTGACGGCGACGGTGGCTGATCCGCTGGTGTTGAAGGTGGTGGGGACGCCGGTGAACTTCAATCCGGCTGTGGCGTACACGTGGCGGGTGGCGCAGGTGGGTGGGGGTTTGGTGGGGTTTGGTGGGGGGAAGGTGGCGTTGGATATGAGTGGTTTTGGGCATGCGTACAGTGGGACCTTTGTGGTGGTGTCGGTGGGGAACGATGTGGTGGTGAAGTATTTGCCGACGACGGGGGTGATTACGGTGGATGCGGGGGGTGGTGGGGATTATTTGACGATTCAGGCGGCGGTGGATGCGGCGTCGGCGGGGAACACGATTATTGTGTATCCTGGGGTGTATGTGGAGAACGTGACGAACATCAACAAGGCGAATTTGAAGTTGTTGGGGCCGAATGACGGGGTGGCGGGTTATGGGGTGCGTGGGCCGGAGGCGGAGGTGCGTTCGGCGGTGAACGATCCGGTGATGAGCGGGTTGTTTGAGGTGATGGCGAGCGGGGTGGAGGTGCGTGGGTTCAAGTTTGAGGGGGACAATCCGTTGTTGAGTGGCGGGGAGTTGGTGGGGAGTGCGGATGCGAATGTGGCGGCTGGGGTGTACAACAGTGTGAATGTGGATCATGTGGTGGTGCGGGACAATGTGTTTCGGAATGTGGCGATGGCGGGGGTGTATTGGTACATTGATGACGGGTCGAATCGTTCGTGGAACTATGTGGATCGGAACAAGTTTGAGCAGATGCGGGAGGGGGTGCAGGTGTATGGGATGCATGTGGGGGTGCGGAGCAATGTGATGGAGAATGTGGGG
This is a stretch of genomic DNA from Fontisphaera persica. It encodes these proteins:
- a CDS encoding DUF3106 domain-containing protein, with protein sequence MKRIVWLAVGMAGVLWAATPPAPTVDGRPPLPPLGAPPMQAFRELLNTNAAGRQAFLSKKSPEQRQLFEQKLAEYEGLSPAQRELRLTLTDLRHYLMLFLNLPESWRETYLAQLPERYRPLVVERLKIWDRLDEATRKELLQNEDLLAYLVRLENAPPVPQGLFLYSLPGERRLAIEAALKTWNQTPPHRQQAMLQRFKHFFHLSESEQRQVLEALPPQERQTPERFLAALFRLPASQREKYAEAVNRFLSLSPAEQEQFLRNAMTWKSLTPEQREIVRDMVNKIPPLPPLPPGLLQSTGPSLGGFPATSGKR
- a CDS encoding 3-keto-disaccharide hydrolase; amino-acid sequence: MMSAFAASNVAPPFYGDPPDDNHPWAVHDRNRPLPPVITPGTFSTQDQAGKPPSDAIVLFDGTDLSKFSDNKGNPVKWVVRDGYMEVTPGSGEIRSREEFGDCQLHIEWCAPTKIEGSGQGRGNSGVFLPGGLEIQVLDNYNNPTYADGTAGAYYGVMPPLVTAVRPPGQWQVYDIVFRRPVYKDGKVVDPGYVTVFLNGVLVQDHTPLEGAGGHMGRSRPRPFPEKGPLRLQDHGNPTRFRNIWYRPLPPRPSQGGTDGFLSPEATLAKRKEIAATLREDAAKMANPANPVPEMMRWMESLVYEAEPSALKKVEQMASAYVASLKALPPEKLQGKRDEARSLRDAFRYLVRAKAITNEFGPKVELENLIRDQGWDKQKK
- a CDS encoding sigma-70 family RNA polymerase sigma factor — its product is MSANIDPDSELMLRVRQGDRQAFAALVDRHKQALVNYIARTIQDPTEAEDLAQHVFVQVFKAAHRYRPQARFAPWLYSIARNACLNELRRRSRHPTTSLEDLHAGEEESAPRPLPDPQTPPPSHQILRAELEAKVAEALRDLPENQRTAILLYQQQQMSYEEIAEVMGCSLVAVKSLIFRGRETLKLRLKAYLASGAWETRDS
- the glnD gene encoding [protein-PII] uridylyltransferase yields the protein MAGWLEKMTADAARLALPPGRHPAQELARYRHFLKIQSHRLKILHRNGGGGREVCRGRAAMLDLVLKNLFAALQGLAKPGEWQPIALVAVGGYGRGELNPWSDVDLLFLQERPAHRGASHPALALIGEGILSDLGLKVGHATRTAEECVAEANKEMQSKTALIEARFLCGDEKLFERLKKLLFKHCVKGRETEYIAARLADQEARRQRFGNSPVMQEPHIKNGCGGLRDYQNLLWMTYFKYGVGQLDELVKAKMVYPAEARDLEAAYDYLLRVRTELHYQCPRPQDILTKHFQPAVAWQLGFKERSAWVRIENFMREYYNHTRNIYLITRIVEQRLALDPQAGRLLPNLPRFWRKRATPVIVDGLRIQGNQIGAASPRVFDDAPPRLMRVFLLAQQRGLTLEPALVQLLRNKLHLVNRDFLHSPRVRETFLEILNHRGSVGATLRQMHEVGLLGKYVPEFGRLTNLVQHEFYHQYAADEHTLVCLEKLDQIWEAKEEPFQRYRDLLRTVEKPHVLNLALLLHDAGKAGNSTHHAEDGARLAQNFAQRMALDDAATQQLCHLIKHHLDMARISQRRDLNDAQVIAHFASVVETEEQLRLLTLLTVADLLGTSEKLWNGFKDSLLWQLYQKTTDYLRGIRPPAEEAEKQRQLLALELARHLPRHIAEEELYAHFKHLPVRYFQQCSPQEILLDLELAHQFMRRAVDEDLDSGLASLRPILHWTPLPDRGCTELKLCTWDRPRLFSRIAGACSASGLNILSAQIYSRADGIALDTFYVTDARAGGPVTKEQREQCTHLLNRVLERGDVDLYAAIRRQQLGASLYFAVGGERLPTRIHIDNESAKTETVIDITTEDRLGLLYAISQALADAGLDVSWARITTEKGAAMDSFYVTHRYEGKLTSPRTQSAVRSKILGAILALDSQR